Proteins encoded by one window of Branchiostoma floridae strain S238N-H82 chromosome 6, Bfl_VNyyK, whole genome shotgun sequence:
- the LOC118418636 gene encoding ran-specific GTPase-activating protein-like, which yields MFFRLCRHINTCKQQFFTICVKSYRYQMIASEADPAEWKERGVGDVNILQHKTDQGKIRVLMRRDKTIKICANHYITPHMEFKLNCGSDRALFWNVTADFADEEPKAELLAIRFANAENASDFKSKFDEAKDQVRERDLKQKERKRQTVEQSREKKRIPTRLPRSSGNLPSLMAKNLERRMLRQQEQKAEETKKEEPEDKMKDMSHRLL from the coding sequence ATGTTTTTCAGACTCTGTCGGCATATAAACACATGTAAACAACAGTTCTTTACCATCTGCGTTAAATCGTACCGCTATCAGATGATCGCGTCGGAAGCAGACCCTGCAGAGTGGAAAGAGAGAGGGGTCGGAGATGTCAACATTTTACAGCACAAAACAGACCAGGGGAAAATAAGAGTTCTCATGAGGAGAGACAAAACTATCAAGATCTGTGCCAACCACTACATCACGCCTCACATGGAGTTCAAGCTGAACTGTGGCAGTGACCGGGCCTTGTTCTGGAACGTGACGGCAGACTTCGCAGACGAGGAACCCAAGGCAGAGTTGTTAGCCATCAGATTCGCTAATGCAGAAAATGCGTCCGATTTCAAGAGCAAATTTGATGAAGCTAAAGACcaggtgagagagagagacttgaAACAAAAGGAGAGGAAAAGGCAGACAGTGGAACAGAGTCGGGAAAAGAAGAGGATTCCGACGAGGTTGCCGAGAAGCTCGGGGAACTTACCGTCTCTGATGGCAAAAAATCTAGAGAGGAGAATGCTGAGACAGCAGGAACAGAAAgcagaagaaacaaagaaagaagaacCTGAGGACAAGATGAAGGACATGTCCCACCGCCTTCTATAA